The Agromyces hippuratus genome has a window encoding:
- a CDS encoding ATP-binding cassette domain-containing protein gives MAVSVIHSHYLRVDGLSVSYPDRRVFSDLGFAVPPGQRLGLIGENGAGKSTLLRLVAGEFERADAAASVGPEATTSGRITRPRRTALLAQELPFGPDERIGEVLEAALAEVRAVERELDDAAAALGVAASAAADARYSAALDAAEGAEVWSAEARRDELLDGLGVGALGLDRRVDELSGGQRSRFALAALLLSAPDALLLDEPTNHLDDAAAAFLEDRLRAWRGPVVFASHDRAFLDRAATGLLDLDPGRAGALALAGATPAPGMQDAAPDRSLAAAGGAVFGGGFSEFLEVKAEERQRWLRQYDDEQEELRRLRIGFAETARAVSHNAPISDRNKMAFGRRGDRVEQQVSRRVRNAQLRLETLEREQVPKPPAPLVFAGIPSGSHAFDEESGLLLHLSEVAVDGRLSLEALQVAPLTRLLVTGANGAGKSTLLNVLAGAQRVDRGAVHRRKGLRVQLLEQDVRFADPTASPRRLYERALGERRAEQVPLGSLGLVAPRDESRPVGALSVGQQRRLALALVIARPPHVFLLDEPTNHLSLGLATDLEDALGAYPGAVVIASHDRWLRRRWAGEELELAAGSAVRVGALR, from the coding sequence ATGGCTGTATCCGTCATCCATTCCCACTATCTCCGCGTCGACGGGCTCTCCGTCTCGTATCCCGACCGACGCGTGTTCTCCGACCTCGGCTTCGCGGTCCCGCCGGGCCAGCGGCTCGGTCTCATCGGCGAGAACGGGGCCGGCAAGTCCACGCTGCTCCGGCTCGTGGCCGGCGAGTTCGAGCGAGCGGATGCCGCGGCATCCGTCGGCCCGGAGGCCACGACCTCCGGTCGCATCACCCGGCCGCGCCGCACCGCGCTGCTCGCCCAGGAGCTGCCGTTCGGCCCCGACGAGCGCATCGGCGAGGTGCTCGAGGCCGCCCTCGCCGAGGTGCGCGCGGTCGAGCGCGAGCTCGACGACGCTGCTGCGGCGCTCGGCGTCGCCGCCTCCGCCGCCGCAGACGCCCGGTACTCGGCGGCGCTCGACGCCGCTGAAGGTGCCGAGGTGTGGAGCGCCGAGGCGCGCCGCGACGAACTGCTCGACGGGCTCGGCGTCGGCGCACTCGGCCTCGATCGCCGCGTCGACGAGCTCTCGGGCGGACAGCGCTCGCGATTCGCGCTCGCCGCGCTGCTGCTCAGCGCGCCCGACGCGCTGCTGCTCGACGAGCCGACGAACCACCTCGACGATGCCGCAGCGGCCTTCCTCGAGGATCGGCTGCGCGCGTGGCGCGGGCCGGTCGTGTTCGCGAGCCACGACCGGGCGTTCCTCGACCGGGCGGCCACCGGGCTGCTCGACCTCGACCCCGGGCGGGCGGGCGCGCTCGCGCTCGCCGGTGCGACGCCCGCGCCCGGCATGCAGGACGCCGCTCCCGATCGATCGCTCGCCGCTGCGGGCGGGGCCGTCTTCGGCGGCGGATTCAGCGAGTTCCTCGAGGTGAAGGCCGAGGAACGGCAGCGCTGGTTGCGGCAGTACGACGACGAGCAGGAGGAGCTGCGGCGACTGCGCATCGGCTTCGCCGAGACCGCTCGCGCGGTCTCGCACAACGCGCCCATCTCCGACCGGAACAAGATGGCGTTCGGGCGCCGAGGCGATCGCGTCGAGCAGCAGGTGAGCCGGCGGGTGCGGAACGCCCAGCTCAGGCTCGAGACCCTCGAGCGCGAGCAGGTGCCGAAGCCGCCCGCGCCGCTCGTCTTCGCGGGCATCCCCTCGGGCTCGCACGCGTTCGACGAGGAGTCCGGCCTGCTGCTGCACCTGTCGGAGGTCGCGGTCGACGGCCGGCTCTCGCTCGAGGCGCTGCAGGTGGCACCGCTCACGCGGTTGCTCGTGACGGGAGCGAACGGTGCGGGCAAGTCGACGCTCCTGAACGTGCTCGCCGGCGCGCAGCGCGTCGACCGGGGCGCCGTGCACCGGCGCAAGGGCCTGCGCGTGCAGCTGCTCGAGCAGGACGTGCGCTTCGCCGACCCCACCGCCTCGCCGCGTCGGCTCTACGAGCGCGCGCTCGGCGAGCGGCGTGCGGAGCAGGTGCCGCTCGGCAGCCTCGGCCTGGTCGCCCCGCGCGACGAGTCGCGCCCGGTCGGGGCGCTCTCGGTCGGGCAGCAGCGCCGGCTCGCGCTCGCGCTCGTGATCGCGCGACCACCGCACGTGTTCCTGCTCGACGAGCCGACGAACCACCTCTCGCTCGGGCTCGCCACCGACCTCGAGGACGCCCTCGGCGCGTACCCCGGCGCCGTCGTCATCGCCAGCCACGACCGGTGGTTGCGGCGGCGGTGGGCGGGCGAGGAGCTCGAACTCGCGGCGGGCAGCGCGGTGCGGGTCGGCGCGCTCCGGTGA
- a CDS encoding ROK family transcriptional regulator, translating to MNQIDPGTPTWLAARNDRTAFRLLLEHGPLTRSRLGELTGLSKPTASQMLARLERVGLIRPVGERSGGRGPNAITYGVRTDRITGVAISILDRAIQAVVVDAVDHDHPIVQIATDGHERSPEGDVRAAVRAACAEAGIDESTVSRVVIGVQAAFFVDGDELSFTDTLPGWPEIGSRARIEQELGLQVTIDNDVNLATMAERSSGAAQQAASFALFWIGDGLGVGLDLGGVVHRGASGGAGEIGYLAVPRTAAPLAPAANDFTDLLGGPAVARLIGGDDETLAEVLPRLADDDDALSALADRVILAVNPLLAILDPSMIVLGGPTGTAGGARLAELVAERVDPAAHPKLAMRTSGTGAQPVLLGARQQLVEQIRDHLEADISLAT from the coding sequence GTGAACCAGATCGACCCGGGCACCCCCACGTGGCTCGCGGCGCGCAACGACCGCACCGCCTTCCGACTCCTGCTCGAACACGGTCCGCTCACCCGGTCGCGACTCGGCGAGCTCACCGGGCTCTCGAAGCCCACCGCATCGCAGATGCTCGCCCGCCTCGAGCGGGTCGGCCTGATCCGGCCGGTCGGCGAGCGGTCGGGCGGCCGGGGGCCGAACGCGATCACCTACGGAGTGCGCACCGATCGCATCACGGGCGTCGCGATCTCGATCCTCGACCGCGCCATCCAGGCGGTCGTGGTCGATGCCGTCGACCACGACCACCCGATCGTGCAGATCGCGACCGATGGGCACGAGCGCTCTCCTGAGGGCGACGTGCGCGCCGCTGTTCGGGCGGCCTGCGCCGAGGCCGGCATCGACGAGAGCACGGTCAGCCGCGTCGTGATCGGCGTGCAGGCCGCGTTCTTCGTCGACGGCGACGAGCTCTCGTTCACCGACACCCTGCCCGGGTGGCCCGAGATCGGATCGCGGGCCCGCATCGAGCAGGAGCTCGGCCTCCAGGTGACGATCGACAACGACGTCAACCTCGCGACGATGGCGGAGCGCTCGTCGGGCGCGGCGCAGCAGGCGGCGAGCTTCGCCCTGTTCTGGATCGGCGACGGTCTCGGCGTCGGCCTCGACCTCGGCGGGGTCGTGCACCGCGGCGCCTCGGGCGGGGCGGGCGAGATCGGCTACCTCGCGGTGCCGCGGACGGCGGCTCCGCTCGCCCCCGCGGCGAACGACTTCACCGACCTGCTCGGCGGGCCGGCCGTCGCCCGCCTCATCGGCGGCGACGACGAGACGCTCGCCGAGGTGCTGCCCCGACTCGCCGACGACGACGACGCCCTGTCGGCCCTCGCCGACCGCGTGATCCTCGCCGTCAACCCGCTGCTGGCGATCCTCGATCCCTCGATGATCGTGCTCGGCGGGCCCACGGGCACCGCCGGCGGTGCCCGCCTCGCCGAGCTCGTCGCCGAGCGCGTCGACCCGGCGGCGCACCCGAAGCTCGCGATGCGCACGAGCGGCACCGGCGCCCAGCCGGTGCTCCTCGGCGCGCGCCAGCAGCTCGTCGAGCAGATCCGCGACCACCTCGAGGCGGACATCTCGCTCGCCACCTGA
- a CDS encoding ABC transporter ATP-binding protein — MNANANAMNVAALGEPVLTAHNVSIEYEVDPPVKAVRGASITLHRGEILGLAGESGCGKTTLAYGLNRLLKAPALMTGGEVVFHDASGDDIDIVALDGEALRRFRWNKVSMVFQGSMNSLNPVMNVRKQLHDVFTTHRPGMKRAEREARSAELLTLVGVDPTRLSSFPHELSGGMRQRVMIAMALALDPQVMIMDEPTTALDVVVQRGIIREIMRLRERLGFAVVFITHDLPLLIEISDRIAIMLDGEIIEQGDAEQIYRAPEHPYTRRLLSSFPSLRGDRGDFIRTGAAAGGAA, encoded by the coding sequence ATGAACGCCAACGCCAACGCCATGAACGTCGCCGCGCTCGGCGAGCCCGTGCTCACCGCCCACAACGTCTCGATCGAGTACGAGGTCGATCCGCCGGTGAAGGCCGTGCGCGGCGCATCGATCACCCTGCACCGCGGCGAGATCCTCGGGCTCGCGGGGGAGTCGGGCTGCGGCAAGACGACCCTCGCCTACGGGCTCAACCGGCTGCTCAAGGCCCCGGCGCTCATGACCGGCGGCGAGGTCGTGTTCCACGATGCATCCGGTGACGACATCGACATCGTCGCGCTCGACGGCGAGGCGCTGCGCAGGTTCCGCTGGAACAAGGTGTCGATGGTCTTCCAGGGCTCGATGAACTCGCTGAACCCCGTCATGAACGTGCGCAAGCAGTTGCACGACGTGTTCACGACCCATCGGCCGGGCATGAAGCGCGCCGAGCGCGAGGCCAGGAGCGCCGAGCTGCTGACCCTCGTCGGCGTCGATCCCACGCGACTCTCGAGCTTTCCGCACGAGCTGTCGGGCGGCATGCGCCAGCGCGTCATGATCGCGATGGCGCTCGCCCTCGACCCGCAGGTGATGATCATGGACGAGCCGACCACGGCGCTCGACGTCGTCGTGCAGCGTGGGATCATCCGCGAGATCATGCGACTGCGCGAGCGCCTCGGCTTCGCCGTGGTCTTCATCACGCACGACCTGCCGCTCCTCATCGAGATCAGCGATCGCATCGCGATCATGCTCGACGGCGAGATCATCGAGCAGGGCGATGCCGAGCAGATCTACCGGGCGCCGGAGCATCCGTACACCCGGCGGCTGCTCTCGAGCTTCCCGAGCCTGCGCGGCGATCGCGGCGACTTCATCCGCACGGGCGCGGCAGCGGGAGGTGCGGCATGA
- a CDS encoding 6-phospho-beta-glucosidase, with protein sequence MKLAIVGGGSTYTPELIDGFARLRDTLPLEEIRLVDPDEHRLALVAGMSQRMLEHAGHPAKVIGTTDLVAGVAGADAVLIQLRVGGQDARHADETWPHQAGCIGQETTGPGGLAKALRTVPVVLRIADVVRAHAKPDAWIVDFTNPVGIVTRALLEAGHRAVGLCNVAIGFQRRFASLFDVDHDRVRLGHVGLNHLTWERSVVIDGADRLPGLLEHRLGELAGEVHLAPALIAQLGVVPSYYLRYYYAHDEVLREQLHEPTRAEAVRAIERELLELYADPAQHEKPAALEGRGGAFYSEAAIELLAAMRDGASRSRVVNLRNDGVLPFLPDDHVIEVPAVFRDGGFVADPVAPLPDDIRGLISGVAGYERLALDAAVHGGRDRVLRAMRAHPLVLQHDRAEQLTDLLMAENAPFLEWAR encoded by the coding sequence ATGAAGCTCGCCATCGTCGGCGGAGGCTCGACCTACACGCCCGAACTCATCGACGGGTTCGCACGACTGCGCGACACCCTGCCGCTCGAGGAGATCCGTCTCGTCGACCCCGATGAGCACCGTCTCGCGCTCGTCGCGGGCATGTCGCAGCGCATGCTCGAGCACGCCGGGCACCCCGCGAAGGTGATCGGCACGACCGACCTCGTCGCCGGTGTCGCCGGTGCCGATGCCGTGCTCATCCAGTTGCGGGTCGGCGGGCAGGACGCCCGTCATGCCGACGAGACCTGGCCGCACCAGGCCGGATGCATCGGCCAGGAGACGACCGGGCCCGGCGGCCTCGCGAAGGCGCTGCGCACCGTGCCAGTGGTGCTGCGCATCGCCGACGTCGTGCGGGCGCACGCCAAGCCCGACGCCTGGATCGTCGACTTCACGAACCCCGTCGGCATCGTCACGCGTGCCCTGCTCGAGGCGGGCCACCGAGCCGTCGGCCTCTGCAACGTCGCGATCGGCTTCCAGCGCCGCTTCGCCTCGCTCTTCGACGTCGACCACGACCGGGTGCGCCTCGGGCACGTCGGCCTCAACCACCTGACCTGGGAGCGGAGCGTCGTCATCGACGGCGCCGACCGGCTGCCGGGGCTGCTCGAGCACCGACTCGGCGAGCTCGCAGGCGAGGTGCACCTGGCGCCGGCGCTCATCGCGCAACTCGGCGTCGTGCCCTCGTACTACCTGCGCTACTACTACGCGCACGACGAGGTGCTGCGCGAGCAGCTGCACGAGCCGACGCGGGCCGAGGCGGTGCGCGCGATCGAGCGCGAACTGCTCGAGCTCTACGCCGACCCGGCGCAGCACGAGAAGCCGGCAGCACTCGAGGGACGCGGCGGCGCGTTCTACTCCGAGGCGGCGATCGAGCTGCTCGCGGCGATGCGCGACGGCGCGAGCCGCTCGCGGGTGGTCAACCTGCGCAACGACGGCGTGCTGCCGTTCCTGCCCGACGACCACGTGATCGAGGTTCCGGCCGTGTTCCGCGACGGGGGATTCGTCGCAGACCCGGTCGCGCCGCTGCCCGACGACATCCGCGGACTCATCTCGGGGGTCGCCGGCTACGAGCGCCTCGCGCTCGACGCCGCGGTGCACGGCGGTCGCGACCGCGTGCTCCGCGCGATGCGCGCGCACCCGCTCGTGCTGCAGCACGACCGGGCCGAGCAGCTCACCGACCTGCTCATGGCCGAGAACGCCCCGTTCCTGGAGTGGGCGCGATGA
- a CDS encoding malate:quinone oxidoreductase, with the protein MTSEETVDVVLIGGGIMSATLGSLLSQLQPDWTIRVYERLGEVAQESSNAWNNAGTGHAALCELNYMPENPDGTVSADKAVSINEQFQVSRQYWSYLVEQGALPEPHNFINTAPHMTFVRGKANIEYLKKRVAALAEQPLFEEMEFTEDLERIAEWTPLLAKKRNPKARVAASRTVAGTDVDFGALTKLLFRDIERRGAEIATNHQVTRLKRQKDGTWKLRLRHLVGNTPKTVNARFVFVGAGGGALALLQHSGIPEIKGFGGFPISGQFFRTTNPKIVAQHHAKVYGKAAKGAPPMSVPHLDTRVVDGETALLFGPYAGFTPKFLKTSTWFDLPFSIRLHNLGPMIQVGLKNFDLVKYLVSELLASRDKKLAALREFMPTAKSEDWELITAGQRVQVMKKDPEKGGVLQFGTEVITGADGTIAGLLGASPGASTAAPIMLDVLGRCFPDRMAEWEPKLREMIPSYGTKLSSDPEAAAASLAATAKVLDLTA; encoded by the coding sequence GTGACTTCAGAGGAAACCGTCGACGTCGTGCTGATCGGCGGGGGCATCATGAGCGCGACTCTCGGCTCCCTGCTCTCGCAACTCCAACCCGATTGGACGATCCGCGTCTACGAGCGACTCGGCGAGGTCGCGCAGGAGTCGTCGAACGCGTGGAACAACGCGGGCACCGGCCATGCAGCGCTCTGCGAGCTCAACTACATGCCCGAGAACCCCGACGGCACGGTCAGCGCCGACAAGGCCGTCTCGATCAACGAGCAGTTCCAGGTGAGCCGGCAGTACTGGTCGTACCTCGTCGAACAGGGTGCATTGCCCGAGCCGCACAACTTCATCAACACCGCGCCGCACATGACCTTCGTCAGGGGCAAGGCGAACATCGAGTACCTGAAGAAGCGCGTCGCCGCCCTGGCCGAGCAGCCGCTCTTCGAGGAGATGGAGTTCACCGAAGACCTCGAACGCATCGCCGAGTGGACCCCGCTCCTCGCGAAGAAGCGCAACCCCAAGGCGCGCGTCGCCGCGAGCCGCACGGTCGCGGGCACCGACGTCGACTTCGGCGCGCTCACGAAGCTCCTCTTCCGCGACATCGAGCGCCGCGGCGCCGAGATCGCCACGAACCACCAGGTCACCCGACTCAAGCGCCAGAAGGACGGCACCTGGAAGCTGCGCCTGCGCCACCTCGTCGGCAACACCCCGAAGACCGTCAACGCGCGCTTCGTGTTCGTCGGCGCCGGTGGCGGCGCCCTCGCGCTGCTGCAGCACTCGGGCATCCCCGAGATCAAGGGCTTCGGCGGCTTCCCGATCTCCGGCCAGTTCTTCCGCACGACGAACCCCAAGATCGTCGCCCAGCACCACGCGAAGGTCTACGGCAAGGCCGCGAAGGGCGCGCCGCCGATGTCGGTGCCGCACCTCGACACCCGCGTCGTCGACGGCGAGACGGCCCTGCTCTTCGGGCCGTACGCCGGCTTCACGCCCAAGTTCCTGAAGACCTCGACGTGGTTCGACCTGCCGTTCTCGATCCGGCTGCACAATCTCGGCCCGATGATCCAGGTGGGCCTGAAGAACTTCGACCTCGTGAAGTACCTCGTCTCCGAGCTGCTCGCCTCGCGCGACAAGAAGCTCGCAGCACTCCGCGAGTTCATGCCCACCGCCAAGAGTGAAGACTGGGAGCTCATCACGGCCGGCCAGCGCGTGCAGGTCATGAAGAAAGATCCCGAGAAGGGCGGCGTGCTGCAGTTCGGCACCGAGGTCATCACCGGCGCCGACGGCACGATCGCGGGTCTCCTCGGCGCCTCCCCGGGCGCCTCGACCGCTGCGCCGATCATGCTCGACGTGCTCGGCCGCTGCTTCCCCGACCGCATGGCGGAGTGGGAGCCGAAGCTGCGCGAGATGATCCCGAGCTACGGCACGAAGCTCTCGAGCGACCCCGAGGCGGCCGCCGCCTCGCTCGCGGCCACCGCGAAGGTGCTCGACCTCACCGCCTGA
- a CDS encoding Rv2578c family radical SAM protein gives MRWSGQELGIEQSGALPGLAKLNNLVRSVQTPDFAGVTFHEVLAKSALNRVPGQSAMPFGWTINPYRGCTHACAYCFARPTHTYLDLDAGDDFDRQIIVKVNVAEVLRRELARPSWRREPVALGTNTDPYQRAEGRYALMPGIIDSLAASGTPFSILTKGTLLRRDLPLLVEAAAHVPVDAAMSIAIYDDELQHSVEPGTPSTKARLATVTAVRDAGLDCSVFLMPILPYLTDTKAHLDEALRSVKAAGGTSVLYSALHLRGAVKPWFMQWLERAHPELVPKYRSMFYGTNAYAPKAYRQWLGQRIRPLIRRHGLDHGREDPVTGGVRSSALAGASTGGDHAPGRARLVAAGGRLPESLSLPPDPSALF, from the coding sequence ATGCGTTGGAGCGGGCAGGAGCTGGGCATCGAGCAGTCGGGCGCGCTGCCTGGGCTCGCGAAGCTCAACAACCTCGTGCGCTCGGTGCAGACCCCCGACTTCGCCGGGGTGACGTTCCACGAGGTGCTCGCGAAGTCCGCGCTCAATCGCGTGCCCGGCCAGTCGGCGATGCCCTTCGGGTGGACCATCAATCCCTATCGGGGCTGCACGCATGCCTGCGCCTACTGCTTCGCTCGGCCGACGCACACCTACCTCGACCTCGACGCCGGTGACGATTTCGATCGGCAGATCATCGTGAAGGTCAACGTCGCCGAGGTGCTGCGACGCGAGCTCGCGAGGCCGTCGTGGCGGCGCGAACCCGTGGCACTCGGCACCAACACCGACCCCTACCAGCGGGCAGAGGGGCGCTACGCGCTCATGCCGGGCATCATCGATTCGCTCGCGGCGAGCGGCACGCCGTTCAGCATCCTGACCAAGGGCACGCTGCTGCGTCGCGACCTGCCGCTGCTCGTCGAGGCCGCCGCGCACGTGCCCGTCGACGCCGCGATGTCGATCGCGATCTACGACGACGAACTGCAGCACTCCGTCGAGCCGGGCACCCCGAGCACGAAGGCGCGTCTCGCGACCGTCACCGCGGTGCGCGATGCGGGGCTCGACTGCTCGGTGTTCCTGATGCCGATCCTGCCGTACCTCACCGACACGAAGGCCCACCTCGACGAGGCATTGCGCTCCGTGAAGGCGGCCGGCGGCACGAGTGTGCTCTATTCCGCACTGCATCTGCGCGGTGCGGTGAAGCCGTGGTTCATGCAGTGGCTCGAGCGCGCCCACCCCGAGCTCGTGCCGAAGTACCGCTCCATGTTCTACGGCACCAACGCCTACGCGCCGAAGGCGTATCGGCAGTGGCTCGGCCAGCGGATTCGGCCGTTGATCAGGAGGCACGGCCTCGACCACGGGCGCGAAGACCCGGTCACCGGGGGAGTGCGCTCCTCCGCGCTCGCGGGCGCATCGACGGGCGGCGATCACGCCCCGGGGCGTGCGCGCCTGGTCGCTGCCGGCGGGCGGCTCCCCGAATCGCTGAGTCTCCCGCCCGACCCGTCGGCCCTGTTCTGA
- a CDS encoding ABC transporter ATP-binding protein, whose amino-acid sequence MATLEARNLVKDFRLRSGTKVRTLHAVKDVSFTLEPGRTIALVGESGSGKSTIARMMAKLETPTSGEVLLDGRTSATRGGGFARYRRDVQMVFQDPFSSLNPFHPILHHLERPLRIHNPRLSSRQIRERAEELLERVRLSPAASFADRRPHELSGGQRQRVAIARALAPGSRFIIADEPVSMLDVSIRLGVLNLLAELQRQEHLGLLYITHDLATARHFSDEILVMYRGEIVERGPSEQVILDPQHEYTKTLLEAAADPDRLGRLRDDVRNGG is encoded by the coding sequence ATGGCGACCCTCGAGGCGCGCAACCTGGTGAAGGACTTCCGGCTGCGCAGCGGCACCAAGGTGCGCACGCTCCATGCGGTGAAGGATGTCTCGTTCACCCTCGAGCCGGGTCGCACGATCGCCCTCGTGGGCGAGAGCGGCTCGGGCAAGTCGACGATCGCACGCATGATGGCCAAGCTCGAGACGCCGACGTCGGGCGAGGTGCTGCTCGACGGGCGCACGAGCGCGACCCGCGGCGGCGGGTTCGCCCGGTACCGGCGCGACGTGCAGATGGTCTTCCAGGACCCGTTCAGCTCGCTGAACCCGTTCCACCCGATCCTGCACCACCTCGAGCGGCCGCTGCGCATCCACAACCCGCGGCTCTCGTCGCGGCAGATCCGCGAGCGCGCCGAGGAACTGCTCGAGCGCGTGCGCCTCTCGCCGGCGGCGAGCTTCGCCGATCGTCGGCCGCACGAGCTCTCGGGCGGTCAGCGGCAGCGCGTCGCGATCGCCCGTGCGCTCGCCCCCGGGTCGCGGTTCATCATCGCCGACGAGCCGGTGTCGATGCTCGACGTGTCGATCCGCCTCGGCGTGCTGAACCTGCTCGCCGAGCTGCAGCGGCAGGAGCACCTCGGTTTGCTCTACATCACGCACGACCTCGCGACCGCGCGGCACTTCTCCGACGAGATCCTGGTGATGTACCGCGGGGAGATCGTCGAGCGCGGGCCGAGCGAGCAGGTGATCCTCGATCCGCAGCACGAGTACACGAAGACGCTGCTCGAGGCCGCCGCCGACCCGGATCGACTCGGGCGACTGCGCGACGATGTGCGGAACGGCGGGTGA
- a CDS encoding N-acetylglucosamine kinase: MSGVIVAVDGGGSKTDAVALTIEGELVAHERGAGSSPHFEGLGEAVAVVDELVRAVAGERPVAHAGLYVSGLDLPVEVEQYAAAIAGFAWSGPSTVVANDLYAVLRAGTDEPDAVAIVCGTGVNAVGVRADGAEVRFPSLGALSGDWGGGSGIGEQVLWHAARDVDGRGPQTVLTAAIVEQLGVASVPALIEDLHFGRRESSELTALTPTVFDAARAGDAVAAGLVDRQAAEIVAFARACVTRLGLVDRAVPIVLGGGIVRSGDERLIGGIASGLAVVAPLARIEILDASPIVGAALLALDRAGASAEALDRARDAVTRATRMTRAAAEREAAPVAR; this comes from the coding sequence ATGAGTGGCGTGATCGTCGCCGTCGACGGCGGGGGCTCGAAGACCGACGCCGTCGCGCTCACGATCGAGGGCGAGCTCGTCGCCCACGAGCGCGGTGCCGGCTCGAGCCCGCACTTCGAAGGGCTCGGTGAGGCGGTCGCCGTCGTCGACGAGCTCGTGCGCGCCGTGGCGGGGGAGCGCCCCGTCGCGCATGCCGGGCTCTACGTCTCGGGTCTCGACCTGCCCGTCGAGGTCGAGCAGTACGCCGCCGCGATCGCAGGGTTCGCCTGGTCGGGGCCGTCAACGGTCGTCGCCAACGACCTCTACGCCGTGCTGCGCGCGGGCACCGACGAGCCCGACGCCGTGGCGATCGTCTGCGGCACCGGCGTGAACGCGGTCGGCGTGCGCGCCGACGGTGCCGAGGTGCGCTTCCCTTCGCTCGGCGCCCTCTCGGGCGACTGGGGCGGCGGCAGCGGCATCGGCGAGCAGGTGCTCTGGCATGCCGCGCGGGACGTCGACGGGCGGGGCCCGCAGACGGTGCTGACCGCGGCGATCGTCGAGCAGCTCGGGGTCGCTTCGGTGCCGGCGCTCATCGAGGACCTGCACTTCGGCCGGCGCGAGTCGAGCGAGCTCACCGCGCTCACGCCGACCGTCTTCGACGCCGCGCGCGCCGGCGACGCCGTTGCGGCGGGGCTCGTCGACCGTCAGGCTGCAGAGATCGTGGCGTTCGCCCGTGCCTGCGTGACCCGGCTCGGGCTCGTCGATCGTGCCGTTCCGATCGTGCTCGGCGGCGGCATCGTCCGCTCGGGCGACGAACGGCTCATCGGCGGCATCGCCTCGGGTCTGGCCGTCGTGGCTCCACTGGCGCGCATCGAGATCCTCGATGCGTCGCCGATCGTCGGAGCCGCGCTGCTCGCGCTCGATCGGGCGGGGGCGAGCGCCGAGGCGCTCGACCGGGCGCGTGACGCGGTCACGCGGGCGACGCGGATGACGCGTGCCGCTGCCGAGCGCGAGGCGGCGCCCGTCGCGCGCTGA
- a CDS encoding VOC family protein: MAIPQRFSLVTLGVADVEAATAFYRRIGWREAPSSVDGDIAFFATPGGVLALWETAELAKDAALPTMHANAPGFRAVALAINLASREEVDDAVGDWVLAGGSISKAAAETEWGGYSGYVADPDGNLWELAHNPSWPLDERGLPVLRGA; encoded by the coding sequence ATGGCCATTCCGCAGCGCTTCTCTCTCGTCACGCTCGGCGTCGCCGACGTCGAGGCCGCGACCGCGTTCTACCGCAGGATCGGCTGGCGCGAGGCGCCGTCGTCGGTCGACGGCGACATCGCCTTCTTCGCCACCCCCGGCGGCGTGCTCGCCCTCTGGGAGACCGCCGAGCTCGCGAAGGACGCCGCGCTCCCGACCATGCACGCGAACGCTCCGGGTTTCCGGGCCGTCGCGCTCGCGATCAACCTCGCCTCGCGCGAGGAGGTCGACGACGCCGTGGGCGACTGGGTGCTCGCCGGCGGGTCGATCTCCAAGGCGGCCGCCGAGACCGAGTGGGGCGGCTACAGCGGGTACGTCGCCGATCCCGACGGCAACCTCTGGGAGCTCGCGCACAACCCGTCGTGGCCGCTCGACGAGCGAGGCCTGCCGGTGCTGCGCGGAGCCTGA
- a CDS encoding MerR family transcriptional regulator, which translates to MRISALAAEAGLPVATVKYYLREGLLHPGTATSATQASYDERHVRRLRLVRALTGPVGLSVQQARAVLQLVDEPGDDLYSTLGRAVGALPPDGAEPAGADDPYPRARAALEALGQVYDPGFAAVAQLEGALAAADDAGMPITPERLARYGSAAADLAAYDLARMPPEPHAAVEYTVLGTALYEPVLLALRRLAHQDAAVRRLGGEA; encoded by the coding sequence ATGCGCATCTCCGCACTCGCCGCAGAGGCCGGTCTGCCGGTCGCGACCGTGAAGTACTACCTCCGTGAGGGGCTCCTGCACCCGGGCACCGCGACCTCGGCGACGCAGGCGAGCTACGACGAGCGCCACGTGCGCCGGCTCCGGCTGGTGCGCGCGCTCACCGGCCCGGTCGGGCTGAGTGTGCAGCAGGCGCGCGCCGTGCTCCAGCTCGTCGACGAGCCCGGCGACGACCTCTACTCCACCCTCGGCCGCGCGGTCGGGGCGCTGCCGCCCGACGGCGCCGAGCCCGCCGGCGCCGACGACCCGTATCCGCGAGCGCGCGCCGCACTCGAGGCGCTCGGTCAGGTCTACGACCCCGGGTTCGCCGCGGTCGCGCAGCTCGAGGGCGCGCTCGCCGCCGCCGACGACGCGGGCATGCCGATCACGCCCGAGCGTCTCGCCCGCTACGGGAGCGCCGCCGCAGACCTCGCCGCCTACGACCTCGCGCGGATGCCGCCGGAGCCGCACGCCGCCGTCGAGTACACGGTGCTCGGCACCGCGCTCTACGAACCGGTGCTGCTCGCGCTCCGCCGACTCGCCCACCAGGACGCCGCCGTGCGTCGCCTCGGAGGAGAGGCCTGA